In one window of Geotrypetes seraphini chromosome 3, aGeoSer1.1, whole genome shotgun sequence DNA:
- the LOC117357644 gene encoding extensin-like, which translates to MSSDASEEEEEEEDQEEEEEEEEEEEEEDTPIPDRPFLIPRRRPTSQSPSTSAQSHPTSQPPSTSAQSHPTSQPPSTSAQSHPTSQPPSTSAQSHPTSQPPSTSAQSHPTSPHRRPRPPSRIPLKKRPKPCPAPSFPMPCSPSLPPPKPKFCLKLFPEIRPSVITSPPALPRTSMSTASTPILDRFSDLSVQSDILASPSSSPPLSTSPLPIQSPNRCSTCFAPLRPSTRDCGTNPATATTPVAATTIVAHAATNTDPPPSSVTVEDIYTAVVTILAGVEHMNDCAEESVQHIRHVTGALQVLLEALRGTPPTP; encoded by the exons ATGTCTTCAGATGCgagtgaggaggaagaggaggaggaggatcaggaagaggaggaggaggaggaggaggaggaggaggaggaagacaccCCTATCCCTGACCGGCCGTTCCTTATCCCCCGCAGACGCCCCACCTCCCaatccccttccacctccgcccagtcccatccaacgtcccaacccccttccacctccgcccagtcccatccaacgtcccaacccccttccacctccgcccagtcccatccaacgtcccaacccccttccacctccgcccagtcccatccaacgtcccaacccccttccacctccgcccagtctCATCCAACTTCCCCCCACCGACGCCCTAGACCACCCTCTAGGATCCCCCTAAAAAAACGCCCCAaaccctgccctgccccttcattcccaatgccctgttccccctccctcccaccccctaaaccCAAGTTCTGCCTTAAACTTTTCCCTGAAATTCGACCCTCTGTCATCACCTCTCCCCCAGCCCTCCCACGTACCTCAATGAGTACTGCCTCAACCCCCATCCTGGACAGATTTAGCGACCTCTCTGTCCAGTCCG ATATATTGGCATCCCCCTCCTCTTCGCCGCCTTTGTCAACATCCCCACTCCCCATTCAAAGCCCCAACCGTTGTTCCACCTGTTTTGCCCCCCTCCGACCCTCAACCAGAGATTGTGGGACCAACCCTGCAACGGCCACCACCCCTGttgcagcgaccactattgtggctcacgCTGCCACAAACACAGATCCTCCGCCCAGTTCTGTAACAGTGGAGGACATTTACACGGCGGTGGTTACCATCTTAGCAGGGGTGGAGCACATGAACGACTGTGCTGAAGAATCCGTTCAACACATTCGTCACGTGACAGGGGCACTGCAGGTCTTGCTAGAAGCACTTCGCGgtacccctcccaccccgtga